One genomic region from Streptomyces venezuelae encodes:
- a CDS encoding M1 family metallopeptidase, with product MSGQRTTASDPYFPANGDPRYRVHRYEIALDYRPGPNRLSGTARLSAIVGRAPLTEFALNLAEFKVGRIQVNGRAPHYSHRGGKLRVRPAKPLPAGAAFTVEVHWSGNPKPVRSPWGGLGWEELTDGALVASQPVGAPSWYPCNDRPADKASYQISVNTPSAYTVVAGGRLLTRTTKASTTTWVYEQTAPTSSYLVGLSIGMYQTVLLGEPGLDGVPQTAHVPAHLLPRFSRDFARQPAMMRIFEELFGPYPLGEYAVVVADEELDVPVEAQGLSLFGINHVDGVRGSERLIAHELAHQWFGNSVTIADWRHIWLNEGFAKYAEWLWSERSGGRTAQELATAAHRLLAMQPQDLVLADPGRKLMFDDRLYQRGGLAVHAIRCALGDGAFFRMLRDWATAHRHGVVTTEAFTAHVARHATEPVDGLLSSWLHEGALPPLPSP from the coding sequence GTGAGCGGCCAGAGGACAACGGCGTCGGACCCGTACTTTCCGGCCAACGGCGATCCCCGTTACCGCGTCCACCGGTACGAGATCGCCCTGGACTACCGCCCCGGCCCCAACCGGCTCTCCGGCACTGCCCGGCTCAGCGCGATCGTCGGCCGGGCGCCGCTCACCGAGTTCGCCCTCAACCTCGCCGAGTTCAAGGTCGGCCGGATCCAGGTGAACGGCCGGGCGCCCCACTACAGCCACCGGGGCGGCAAGCTGCGCGTCCGGCCGGCCAAGCCCCTCCCGGCCGGCGCCGCCTTCACCGTCGAGGTGCACTGGTCGGGCAACCCCAAGCCGGTCCGCAGCCCCTGGGGCGGCCTCGGCTGGGAGGAGCTCACCGACGGCGCCCTCGTCGCGAGCCAGCCGGTCGGCGCGCCCTCCTGGTACCCGTGCAACGACCGGCCCGCCGACAAGGCCTCGTACCAGATCTCGGTCAACACCCCGTCCGCCTACACGGTGGTCGCCGGCGGCCGGCTGCTGACCCGGACGACGAAGGCCTCCACGACCACCTGGGTGTACGAGCAGACCGCGCCGACCTCCAGCTACCTGGTCGGCCTCTCCATCGGCATGTACCAGACCGTCCTGCTCGGCGAGCCCGGACTCGACGGCGTCCCGCAGACCGCCCACGTACCGGCGCACCTCCTGCCGCGGTTCTCCCGGGACTTCGCCCGGCAGCCCGCCATGATGCGGATCTTCGAGGAGCTCTTCGGCCCCTACCCCCTCGGCGAGTACGCGGTCGTCGTCGCCGACGAGGAGCTGGACGTGCCGGTGGAGGCCCAGGGTCTCTCCCTCTTCGGCATCAACCACGTGGACGGCGTGCGGGGTTCGGAACGGCTCATCGCGCACGAGCTCGCGCACCAGTGGTTCGGCAACAGCGTCACCATCGCCGACTGGCGGCACATCTGGCTGAACGAGGGCTTCGCGAAGTACGCCGAATGGCTCTGGTCGGAGCGCTCCGGAGGCCGCACCGCGCAGGAACTGGCGACCGCCGCACACCGGCTGCTCGCCATGCAGCCGCAGGACCTGGTCCTCGCCGACCCCGGCCGCAAGCTCATGTTCGACGACCGCCTGTACCAGCGCGGAGGCCTCGCCGTGCACGCGATCCGCTGCGCGCTGGGCGACGGGGCGTTCTTCCGGATGCTGCGCGACTGGGCCACGGCCCACCGTCACGGCGTGGTGACCACGGAGGCCTTCACCGCCCATGTGGCACGACACGCCACCGAGCCGGTGGACGGCCTGCTGTCGTCCTGGCTCCACGAGGGCGCCCTGCCTCCGCTGCCCTCCCCGTAG
- a CDS encoding agmatine/peptidylarginine deiminase yields MGLARGTAVRRPGILAPNDLAPALGTAALVGRRSAAKARSMCGPTVTVIGSIPVSDCWMRDTGPLFRVGEGGGIEYDGDGTLMATESCWLNSNRNPGKSRSQVEAELLARFGATKMIWLPGVTGWDVTDGHIDGTARYIKPGVVMVQLAGDVRPDVWTPNAQAVYNVLPNATDARGRRLQVLTIEGPDTLPRVPSGKRADFLSSYMNWTVTNSAVIITQFGDTAKDAAAKAAISAAYGRPVVQLNLDNLYGNGGGGAHCVTMQEPTR; encoded by the coding sequence GTGGGTCTGGCTCGGGGGACAGCCGTACGCCGTCCGGGGATCCTGGCGCCGAACGACCTGGCTCCCGCACTCGGCACGGCGGCCCTGGTCGGCCGGCGGAGCGCCGCCAAGGCCCGCTCGATGTGCGGACCCACGGTCACCGTGATCGGCTCCATCCCGGTCTCGGACTGCTGGATGCGGGACACCGGCCCGCTGTTCCGCGTCGGCGAGGGCGGCGGCATCGAGTACGACGGCGACGGCACGCTCATGGCGACCGAGAGCTGCTGGCTCAACAGCAACCGCAACCCCGGCAAGTCGCGCAGCCAGGTCGAGGCGGAGCTGCTCGCCCGCTTCGGCGCGACCAAGATGATCTGGCTGCCCGGGGTCACCGGCTGGGACGTCACCGACGGCCACATCGACGGCACCGCCCGGTACATCAAGCCCGGTGTGGTGATGGTGCAGCTCGCCGGCGACGTACGGCCGGACGTCTGGACCCCCAACGCCCAGGCCGTGTACAACGTCCTGCCCAACGCGACCGACGCCAGGGGCCGCAGGCTCCAGGTCCTCACCATCGAGGGGCCCGACACCCTGCCCCGTGTCCCGTCGGGCAAGCGCGCGGACTTCCTCAGCTCCTACATGAACTGGACGGTGACCAACTCGGCCGTCATCATCACCCAGTTCGGCGACACCGCCAAGGACGCGGCGGCCAAGGCGGCGATCTCCGCCGCCTACGGCAGGCCCGTCGTCCAGCTCAACCTCGACAACCTCTACGGCAACGGCGGCGGTGGCGCGCACTGCGTCACCATGCAGGAACCCACCCGCTGA
- a CDS encoding Pls/PosA family non-ribosomal peptide synthetase has protein sequence MSATPELGELTQPDDGEAYEDSGKAARFSAGPAAPPRTLVDILDATVRAHPDEPALDDGTTQLTYRALAAEVERRRRALAEAGVGLGDRVGVRVPSGTNELYVAVLAVLAAGAAYVPVDAEDPDERAELVFGEAGVRAVLGAGQTVDIIRRPEPGHVPAARPGPEHDAWIIFTSGSTGLPKGVAVAHRSAAAFVDAEAALFLTEEPLGPGDRVMAGLSVAFDASCEEMWLAWRHGACLVPVPRSQVRSGADLGPWLVEQEITVVSTVPTLAALWDPEDLGEVRLLIFGGEACPPELTQRLVTEGREVWNTYGPTEATVVACASLLTGAEPIRIGLPLDGWELAVVDESGEPVPMGGSGQLVIGGVGLARYLDPGKDAEKYAPLDSLGWQRAYRSGDLVRAEPEGLVFLGRGDEQIKLGGRRIELGEVDAALQALPGVAGAAAAVRTARGGNQLLVGYLVTQDGWDHTAAVERLRAELPAALVPLLAPVDDLPTRTSGKVDRDALPWPLPDLETTGSVEQLYGTEAWLAEQWSETLGVTVTGAADDFFAIGGNSLAAARLTTRLRTRYPAAAVVDIYQQPTLRKLARRLEKSAQDDTATRTVAPVPLRTQIAQALLLLPLFTLVGLRWTVALLALGNVLHRFGPYPWAPTASWWIVAAGAALLYSPPGRLALAAGGARLLLRGVRPGRYPRGGSVHLRLWTAERLADHVGATSLTGSWLERYARALGAKVGPDVDLHSLPPVTGMLKLGRGCAVESEVDLSGHWLDGDRLEIGPVKVGAGAVVGTRSILFPGARVGKRAQVAPGSAVTGQVPTGQRWAGAPAVKLGKAKRNWPEERPPRAARWRAMYGATGLCLTALPVLAALPALLVVGLFVPADAGLAGALRGALSAVVPGALAFGLAYALLLLVSVRLLSLGLRTGTHPTHSRVGWQVWTVTQLMDRSRETLFPLYAGLITPVWLRLLGMRIGRGAEVSTVLALPSLTTVGEGAFLADDTLTAPYELGGGWVRIGHSEIGRRAFLGNSGMTAPGRSVPDDGLVGVLSATPKKAKKGSSYLGLPPVRLPRSAADADQSRTYDPPARLLCARALVELCRLVPVFCSAALAVLTVAALCALTATSGVGAAGAALLSGAVLLAAGATAVVVSVAAKWLLVGRHRTGEHPLWSGFVWRNELADTFVEVLAVPWLAGSVPGTPLLTLWLRGLGARIGRGVWCESYWLPETDLVTLGDAVTVNRGCVLQTHLFHDRILRTDTVVLREGATLGPNGIVLPGSTVGARSTLGPASLVMAGESVPADTRWLGNPIEAWRS, from the coding sequence ATGTCAGCCACACCCGAGCTCGGCGAACTCACCCAGCCCGACGACGGAGAGGCGTACGAGGACTCCGGCAAAGCAGCCCGGTTCTCCGCCGGACCCGCCGCCCCGCCCCGTACGCTCGTCGACATCCTCGACGCGACCGTCCGGGCACACCCCGACGAACCCGCCCTCGACGACGGCACCACCCAGCTCACCTACCGCGCTCTGGCCGCCGAGGTCGAGCGCCGGCGCCGCGCCCTCGCCGAAGCCGGCGTCGGACTCGGCGACCGGGTCGGCGTCCGCGTGCCCTCCGGGACCAACGAGCTGTACGTGGCCGTCCTCGCCGTCCTCGCCGCCGGGGCCGCCTACGTCCCGGTCGACGCCGAGGACCCGGACGAGCGGGCCGAACTCGTCTTCGGCGAGGCCGGCGTGCGCGCGGTGCTCGGCGCCGGACAGACCGTCGACATCATCCGGCGACCGGAGCCCGGCCACGTCCCCGCCGCCCGCCCCGGGCCCGAGCACGACGCGTGGATCATCTTCACCTCAGGCTCCACCGGCCTGCCCAAGGGCGTCGCCGTCGCCCACCGCAGCGCCGCCGCCTTCGTCGACGCCGAGGCCGCGCTCTTCCTCACGGAGGAACCCCTCGGACCCGGCGACCGCGTCATGGCCGGACTCTCGGTCGCCTTCGACGCCTCCTGCGAGGAGATGTGGCTGGCCTGGCGCCACGGCGCCTGCCTCGTGCCCGTCCCGCGCTCCCAGGTGCGCAGCGGCGCCGACCTCGGCCCCTGGCTGGTGGAGCAGGAGATCACCGTCGTCTCCACCGTGCCGACCCTGGCCGCCCTCTGGGACCCCGAGGACCTCGGCGAGGTCCGGCTGCTGATCTTCGGCGGCGAGGCCTGCCCGCCCGAACTGACCCAGCGTCTGGTCACCGAGGGCCGCGAGGTCTGGAACACCTACGGCCCCACCGAGGCCACCGTCGTCGCCTGCGCCTCGCTCCTGACCGGCGCGGAACCGATCCGCATCGGCCTCCCGCTCGACGGGTGGGAACTGGCCGTGGTCGACGAGTCCGGCGAGCCGGTGCCCATGGGCGGCAGCGGCCAGCTCGTCATCGGCGGCGTCGGCCTCGCCCGCTACCTCGACCCCGGGAAGGACGCCGAGAAGTACGCCCCGCTCGACTCCCTCGGCTGGCAGCGCGCCTACCGCAGCGGCGACCTCGTCCGCGCGGAACCGGAAGGGCTCGTCTTCCTCGGCCGCGGCGACGAGCAGATCAAGCTCGGCGGCCGGCGCATCGAACTGGGCGAGGTCGACGCCGCGCTCCAGGCCCTGCCCGGCGTCGCCGGCGCGGCCGCCGCCGTCCGCACCGCCCGCGGCGGCAACCAGCTCCTCGTCGGCTACCTCGTCACCCAGGACGGCTGGGACCACACGGCGGCGGTCGAACGGCTGCGCGCCGAACTGCCCGCCGCCCTCGTGCCGCTCCTCGCGCCGGTCGACGACCTGCCGACCCGCACCTCCGGCAAGGTGGACCGGGACGCACTGCCCTGGCCCCTGCCCGACCTGGAGACCACCGGCTCCGTCGAGCAGCTCTACGGCACCGAGGCCTGGCTCGCCGAGCAGTGGAGCGAGACCCTCGGCGTGACCGTCACCGGCGCCGCCGACGACTTCTTCGCCATCGGCGGCAACAGCCTCGCCGCCGCCCGGCTCACCACCCGGCTGCGCACCCGCTACCCCGCCGCGGCCGTGGTCGACATCTACCAGCAGCCCACCCTCCGCAAGCTCGCCCGGCGCCTGGAGAAGTCCGCACAGGACGACACCGCGACCAGGACCGTCGCCCCCGTCCCGCTCCGCACCCAGATCGCGCAGGCGCTGCTGCTGCTCCCGCTCTTCACCCTCGTCGGCCTGCGCTGGACGGTGGCCCTCCTGGCCCTGGGCAACGTCCTCCACCGGTTCGGCCCCTACCCGTGGGCGCCCACCGCCTCGTGGTGGATCGTCGCCGCCGGCGCGGCCCTCCTCTACAGCCCCCCGGGCCGACTGGCCCTCGCGGCCGGCGGCGCACGCCTCCTGCTGCGCGGGGTCCGGCCGGGCCGCTACCCCCGCGGCGGAAGCGTCCACCTGCGGCTGTGGACGGCCGAACGCCTCGCCGACCACGTCGGCGCGACCTCCCTCACCGGCTCCTGGCTGGAGCGCTACGCCCGCGCCCTCGGCGCCAAGGTCGGCCCCGACGTCGACCTGCACTCCCTGCCTCCGGTGACCGGGATGCTCAAGCTCGGCCGCGGCTGCGCCGTCGAGTCCGAGGTGGACCTCTCCGGGCACTGGCTGGACGGCGACCGGCTCGAGATCGGCCCGGTCAAGGTCGGCGCGGGCGCGGTCGTCGGCACCCGCAGCATCCTCTTCCCCGGCGCGCGGGTCGGCAAGCGGGCCCAGGTGGCCCCCGGATCCGCCGTGACCGGACAGGTCCCGACCGGCCAGCGCTGGGCCGGGGCACCCGCCGTCAAGCTCGGCAAGGCCAAACGCAACTGGCCCGAGGAGCGCCCGCCGCGCGCCGCCCGCTGGCGCGCCATGTACGGAGCGACCGGCCTCTGCCTCACGGCCCTTCCCGTGCTCGCCGCCCTCCCGGCGCTGCTCGTCGTCGGCCTGTTCGTCCCCGCCGACGCCGGGCTCGCCGGGGCCCTGCGCGGAGCGCTGAGCGCCGTCGTGCCCGGAGCGCTTGCCTTCGGCCTCGCGTACGCGCTGCTCCTGCTCGTCTCCGTACGCCTGCTCAGCCTCGGGCTGCGGACCGGGACGCACCCCACGCACAGCAGGGTCGGCTGGCAGGTATGGACCGTCACCCAGCTGATGGACCGCTCCCGGGAGACCCTCTTCCCGCTGTACGCCGGACTGATCACCCCCGTATGGCTGCGGCTGCTCGGCATGCGGATCGGCCGGGGCGCCGAGGTGTCCACGGTGCTCGCGCTCCCGAGCCTGACGACCGTCGGCGAAGGCGCGTTCCTCGCCGACGACACCCTGACCGCCCCCTACGAACTGGGCGGCGGATGGGTCCGTATCGGCCACTCCGAGATCGGCCGCCGGGCGTTCCTCGGCAACTCGGGCATGACCGCGCCGGGCCGCAGCGTGCCCGACGACGGGCTGGTCGGCGTGCTGTCCGCCACGCCGAAGAAGGCCAAGAAGGGCAGCTCCTATCTGGGCCTGCCGCCGGTCAGGCTGCCGCGGTCCGCCGCCGACGCGGACCAGAGCCGTACGTACGACCCGCCCGCGCGCCTGCTCTGTGCCAGGGCCCTGGTCGAGCTGTGCCGGCTCGTCCCGGTGTTCTGCTCGGCGGCGCTCGCCGTCCTGACGGTGGCCGCGCTGTGCGCCCTGACCGCGACGAGCGGGGTCGGGGCCGCGGGGGCCGCGCTGCTGTCCGGCGCGGTCCTGCTCGCCGCCGGGGCGACCGCCGTCGTGGTCTCCGTGGCCGCGAAGTGGCTCCTCGTGGGCCGGCACCGGACGGGGGAGCACCCGCTGTGGAGCGGCTTCGTCTGGCGCAACGAGCTGGCCGACACGTTCGTCGAGGTCCTGGCCGTGCCCTGGCTGGCCGGATCGGTTCCCGGGACCCCGCTCCTCACCCTGTGGCTGCGCGGCCTCGGTGCCCGGATCGGCCGGGGCGTGTGGTGCGAGAGCTACTGGCTGCCCGAGACGGACCTGGTCACCCTGGGCGACGCCGTCACCGTGAACCGCGGCTGTGTGTTGCAGACGCACCTCTTCCACGACCGGATCTTGAGGACGGATACTGTGGTCCTCCGCGAGGGCGCCACCCTGGGCCCGAACGGAATCGTCCTGCCCGGAAGCACGGTCGGGGCCCGCAGCACACTGGGACCCGCCTCTCTCGTGATGGCCGGGGAATCCGTCCCCGCCGACACCCGCTGGCTGGGCAATCCGATCGAGGCGTGGCGGTCCTGA
- a CDS encoding TetR/AcrR family transcriptional regulator, translating into MASRSTQILEAAARVIARRGVRGLRVEELAAEAGVSTALIYYHFKDRTGILLKTLEFISDRAGHYTTYRTPDAEPLGPREELDRTLLLELQDTTEVRENSSAWGELRASAVFDEALREDLARSTAVWVQEVVELLGHVRPTASAAALSASAERLTALLEGLGMRWLSGTLLISHARTLMAEAIEAEVELLGR; encoded by the coding sequence ATGGCGTCTCGCAGCACTCAGATCCTCGAAGCCGCCGCCCGGGTCATCGCCCGGCGCGGCGTCCGTGGCCTGCGCGTGGAGGAGCTGGCCGCCGAGGCGGGCGTCTCCACCGCGCTGATCTACTACCACTTCAAGGACCGCACCGGGATCCTGCTCAAGACGCTGGAGTTCATCAGCGACCGCGCCGGGCACTACACGACGTACCGCACGCCGGACGCCGAACCGCTCGGGCCGCGCGAGGAGCTGGACCGGACGCTGCTCCTGGAACTCCAGGACACGACCGAGGTCCGCGAGAACAGCAGCGCGTGGGGTGAGCTGCGGGCCAGCGCCGTCTTCGACGAAGCCCTGCGGGAAGACCTGGCGAGATCCACCGCCGTCTGGGTCCAGGAGGTGGTGGAGCTGCTCGGCCACGTACGGCCGACGGCATCGGCGGCGGCCCTCTCGGCCTCCGCCGAGCGGCTCACCGCCCTCCTGGAGGGCCTGGGCATGCGCTGGCTCAGCGGCACGCTCCTGATCTCCCACGCCCGGACGCTGATGGCCGAGGCCATCGAGGCCGAGGTCGAACTGCTGGGCCGCTAG
- a CDS encoding S8 family peptidase: MHRARAFTIAAATSVALVAGMTGPVTAVAGHTTATPDTPRPDGDQRIPMITGDRLVVSAEGRMVGFEPAEGREHIPVQVQRTKDRTLVVPGDAQRLISAGKLDQRLFDVEELADPLLRRSHRDGLKLIVQYDGGGADSARAEVRSAGDTQLRRTFPTINADALRASEDDVARVWEALTNPRPNGLRATASGIGRVWLDGVRKASLDRSVRQIGADKAWESGYDGTGVKIAVLDTGVDRTHEDLRTQVVGEKNFSASADAVDRVGHGTHVASIAAGTGARSGGAYKGVAPGAKVISGKVLDDEGYGDDSAVIAGMEWAAAEGADVVNLSLGSGDTPGVDPVEAAVNRLTAEKGILFAVAAGNDGKYGDETVGSPGSADAALTVGAVDKDDKLAPFSSIGPRAGDGAVKPDVTAPGVAITAAAAPGSAIDTRPGTPHPAPGYLQIDGTSMATPHVAGAAAILKQRNPGWTSTELKGALIASTKGGDYTAFQQGSGRVQADRALAQSVIADPVSLTFGEAQWPHADDPLVTKKLGYRNLGTSDVTLDLSVATLDPTGKPAPAGFFSLGAGKVTVPAGGRAEVDLIADTRIGDADGTYSGHVTATGAGQSVRTAAVAVREAESYDITVRTIGRDGTDAANFSNTLTGVGGGAKGFNARIDNEPGVRTIRVPKGSYTFSTAVYQDPSDYTKGTDWIAQPKLEISGPVALTADARTTRPVALTVPGLDTANSAGTYYEVASEGARYGNGWVLDSFAGFRTAHLGPAVTDGSLLQTWDAHFVKDATTQYAVAFGGKASKVATGYTRHVKANELATVKVGLGASAPGKSTLVFPHPRLPGAPEGNAFSPYQAAPGIRTLLVSTADGVSWLTRFHQFGEPDEQGRRPYEGSYEMVRPKTYVTGKTYRETFNTGVFGPLLGEKSGVFRTAPDPDTGEQQIIGALSLFADGGGHTGLTRHTSATTSLYRDGVKVAENDDPLTGEMPFTVDASDAEYRLTASVERSATVAAASTRVDTGFTFRSKQVAATTALPVSTVRFAAPVDITSRAPAGATVSVPVTVQGAAAGKNLGSLAVSVSYDDGRTWQPVKVANGRISVTNPAKDKGVSLHAEVTDKQGNASTLTIHDAWLGK; the protein is encoded by the coding sequence GTGCACAGAGCACGCGCCTTCACCATCGCGGCGGCCACATCGGTGGCCCTCGTGGCAGGCATGACCGGCCCCGTCACGGCTGTCGCCGGACACACGACGGCCACGCCGGACACCCCACGTCCCGACGGCGACCAGCGGATCCCGATGATCACCGGCGACCGGCTGGTGGTCAGTGCCGAGGGCCGGATGGTGGGCTTCGAGCCCGCCGAGGGCCGTGAACACATACCCGTACAGGTACAACGCACCAAGGACCGGACGCTGGTGGTGCCCGGCGACGCGCAGCGCCTGATCTCCGCGGGCAAGCTGGACCAGCGGCTCTTCGACGTCGAGGAGCTCGCCGACCCGCTGCTGCGCAGGAGCCACCGCGACGGGCTCAAGCTGATCGTGCAGTACGACGGCGGCGGCGCCGATTCCGCGCGGGCCGAGGTGCGTTCGGCCGGGGACACCCAGCTGCGGCGCACGTTCCCCACCATCAACGCCGACGCCCTCCGTGCGTCGGAGGACGACGTGGCCAGGGTGTGGGAGGCGCTGACGAACCCGCGGCCGAACGGCCTGCGCGCCACTGCCTCCGGCATCGGCAGGGTGTGGCTGGACGGGGTCCGCAAGGCGAGCCTGGACCGCAGCGTCCGGCAGATAGGCGCCGACAAGGCGTGGGAGTCCGGTTACGACGGCACGGGCGTCAAGATCGCCGTCCTCGACACCGGTGTCGACAGGACCCACGAGGACCTGCGGACCCAGGTCGTCGGCGAGAAGAACTTCTCCGCCTCCGCCGACGCCGTGGACCGCGTCGGACACGGCACGCACGTCGCGTCGATCGCCGCGGGTACGGGTGCCAGGTCCGGCGGTGCGTACAAGGGCGTCGCCCCCGGCGCCAAGGTGATCAGCGGGAAGGTCCTCGACGACGAAGGCTACGGGGACGACTCCGCCGTCATCGCGGGCATGGAGTGGGCCGCCGCCGAAGGCGCGGACGTGGTCAACCTCAGCCTCGGCAGCGGTGACACCCCCGGCGTCGACCCGGTGGAAGCGGCGGTGAACCGGCTGACCGCCGAGAAGGGGATCCTGTTCGCCGTCGCGGCGGGCAACGACGGCAAGTACGGCGATGAGACCGTGGGCTCGCCGGGCAGTGCGGACGCCGCGCTGACCGTCGGCGCGGTCGACAAGGACGACAAGCTGGCGCCCTTCTCCAGCATCGGCCCGCGCGCCGGCGACGGCGCCGTCAAGCCGGACGTCACCGCGCCCGGCGTGGCCATCACCGCGGCCGCCGCCCCCGGCAGCGCGATCGACACGCGCCCCGGCACACCGCACCCGGCCCCGGGCTACCTGCAGATCGACGGCACCTCGATGGCCACCCCGCACGTGGCCGGCGCGGCGGCGATCCTGAAGCAGCGGAATCCGGGCTGGACGTCGACCGAGCTCAAGGGCGCGCTGATCGCGTCCACCAAGGGCGGCGACTACACCGCCTTCCAGCAGGGCTCGGGCCGTGTCCAGGCCGACAGGGCGCTGGCCCAGAGCGTGATCGCCGATCCGGTCTCGCTGACCTTCGGCGAGGCCCAGTGGCCCCACGCCGACGACCCTCTCGTCACCAAGAAGCTCGGTTACCGCAACCTCGGGACCAGCGACGTCACCCTCGACCTGTCGGTGGCCACGCTGGACCCGACGGGCAAGCCGGCCCCGGCCGGGTTCTTCTCGCTCGGCGCCGGCAAGGTGACCGTGCCCGCCGGTGGCCGGGCCGAGGTCGACCTGATCGCCGACACCAGGATCGGCGACGCCGACGGCACCTACTCGGGTCACGTCACCGCCACCGGCGCGGGCCAGTCCGTCCGCACGGCCGCGGTCGCCGTCCGCGAGGCGGAGTCCTACGACATCACGGTCAGGACCATCGGCCGCGACGGCACGGACGCCGCGAACTTCTCCAACACCCTGACCGGGGTCGGCGGCGGCGCCAAGGGGTTCAACGCCCGTATCGACAACGAGCCGGGCGTCCGGACGATCCGCGTGCCCAAGGGTTCGTACACCTTCAGCACGGCCGTCTACCAGGACCCGTCGGACTACACCAAGGGCACCGACTGGATCGCCCAGCCGAAGCTGGAGATCTCCGGCCCCGTCGCGCTCACCGCCGACGCGCGCACCACCAGGCCGGTGGCCCTGACCGTGCCCGGCCTCGACACCGCGAACTCCGCGGGCACGTACTACGAGGTCGCCAGTGAGGGCGCTCGCTACGGCAACGGCTGGGTCCTCGACAGCTTCGCCGGCTTCCGCACGGCCCACCTGGGCCCGGCCGTCACCGACGGCTCGCTCCTGCAGACCTGGGACGCGCACTTCGTCAAGGACGCCACCACCCAGTACGCGGTGGCCTTCGGCGGCAAGGCGAGCAAGGTCGCGACCGGCTACACCCGGCACGTGAAGGCGAACGAGCTGGCCACGGTCAAGGTCGGTCTCGGCGCCTCCGCACCCGGGAAGAGCACGCTCGTCTTCCCCCACCCCCGGCTGCCGGGTGCTCCGGAGGGCAACGCGTTCTCCCCGTACCAGGCGGCGCCCGGGATCCGCACCCTCCTCGTCTCCACCGCCGACGGGGTCTCCTGGCTGACCAGGTTCCACCAGTTCGGCGAGCCCGACGAGCAAGGCCGGCGGCCCTACGAGGGCTCGTACGAGATGGTCCGGCCGAAGACCTACGTGACCGGCAAGACGTACCGGGAGACGTTCAACACGGGTGTCTTCGGCCCGCTTCTGGGCGAGAAGTCGGGCGTCTTCCGCACCGCGCCAGACCCGGACACCGGTGAGCAGCAGATCATCGGCGCCCTGTCGCTGTTCGCCGACGGCGGGGGCCACACGGGTCTCACGAGGCACACCTCGGCCACGACGTCGCTGTACCGCGACGGCGTCAAGGTCGCCGAGAACGACGATCCGCTGACCGGCGAGATGCCCTTCACGGTCGACGCCTCCGATGCCGAGTACCGGCTGACGGCCTCCGTGGAGCGCTCGGCGACGGTCGCCGCGGCCTCCACCCGTGTCGACACCGGCTTCACGTTCCGCTCGAAGCAGGTCGCCGCCACCACCGCGCTTCCGGTGTCGACGGTCCGCTTCGCGGCCCCCGTCGACATCACCTCGCGCGCTCCGGCCGGCGCGACGGTCTCCGTCCCGGTGACCGTGCAGGGCGCGGCGGCCGGGAAGAACCTCGGGTCGCTCGCCGTGTCCGTGAGCTACGACGACGGGAGGACCTGGCAGCCGGTGAAGGTGGCGAACGGCAGGATCTCCGTGACGAACCCGGCGAAGGACAAGGGCGTGTCGCTCCACGCCGAGGTCACGGACAAGCAGGGCAACGCGTCCACGCTGACGATCCACGACGCGTGGCTCGGTAAGTAG
- a CDS encoding ArsR/SmtB family transcription factor — protein sequence MIEIIFGPDDLTRIRFARSPLEELVHSVPVLAGTHRAVVHRPWLEFAAGRVRGLDLRILLALAQGPRVVPDFLAPPPEALTGEFRDELDAIAATPAATVRGALDELGTGDALPALLRPLYDDPERELPGLVDTMAAYWRAAVEPVWPRLRALNDADIAHRAGQLTTGGLAKVFDDLHPEARYEVDRLLIDKPLHFARRSPDGTGLLLVPCVFAWPRLLVLHNEPYQPTLTYSPRGIGRLWTDEAAGGTEQPLAELIGRSRAALLAHLDLPLSTSQLAAYLDLTSAAVSQHLSVLRRNSLVTSRRSGRWMLHQRTQLAGELLGAPARHAAAPKP from the coding sequence GTGATCGAGATCATCTTCGGGCCCGACGATCTGACGCGCATACGCTTCGCACGCTCCCCCCTCGAGGAACTCGTGCACAGCGTCCCCGTGCTCGCCGGCACCCACCGCGCCGTGGTGCACCGGCCCTGGCTGGAGTTCGCGGCGGGCCGGGTGCGCGGCCTCGACCTGCGGATACTGCTCGCGCTCGCCCAAGGCCCGCGCGTCGTACCGGACTTCCTCGCGCCGCCGCCGGAGGCGCTCACCGGCGAGTTCCGGGACGAACTGGACGCGATCGCCGCGACGCCCGCCGCCACGGTCCGCGGCGCGCTCGACGAACTGGGCACCGGGGACGCTCTCCCCGCCCTCCTGCGCCCGCTGTACGACGATCCGGAGCGGGAACTGCCGGGTCTCGTGGACACGATGGCCGCGTACTGGCGGGCCGCCGTCGAGCCGGTGTGGCCGCGGCTGCGGGCCCTCAACGACGCCGACATCGCGCACCGGGCGGGGCAGCTCACCACGGGCGGCCTCGCCAAGGTCTTCGACGACCTCCACCCCGAGGCGCGCTACGAGGTCGACCGGCTCCTCATCGACAAACCCCTCCACTTCGCCCGCCGTTCGCCGGACGGCACGGGTCTGCTGCTCGTCCCCTGCGTCTTCGCCTGGCCCCGGCTGCTGGTCCTGCACAACGAGCCGTACCAGCCGACGCTCACGTACTCGCCGCGCGGGATCGGCCGGCTGTGGACGGACGAGGCGGCCGGCGGGACGGAGCAGCCGCTCGCCGAGCTCATCGGGCGCAGCCGGGCCGCGCTCCTCGCCCACCTCGATCTGCCCCTGTCGACGAGCCAGCTCGCGGCCTATCTGGACCTCACCTCGGCGGCGGTCTCCCAGCACCTGTCGGTCCTGCGGCGGAACAGCCTCGTCACCTCGCGCCGCTCGGGGCGCTGGATGCTCCACCAACGAACCCAGCTGGCAGGCGAGTTGCTGGGAGCTCCGGCACGGCACGCGGCGGCCCCGAAGCCTTAG